The following is a genomic window from Octopus sinensis linkage group LG20, ASM634580v1, whole genome shotgun sequence.
acatttatttatttatttattgttcagGTGATTGTTGAAAAAGCACCGAAGGCCAGAGTGGGAGACCTTGACAAGAAGAAGTATCTGGTTCCTACAGATCTTACTGTTGGCCAGTTCTACTTCTTGATTCGCAAGAGGATCCATTTGCGACCTGAAGATGCCCTCTTTTTCTTTGTCAATAACGTAATTCCTCCAACCAGTGCTACGATGGGTTCTTTGTACCAAGTAAGCTGATTTTActggggtttaaaaaaaaaaaaatttttttttatagattcctCAAGTAATTTTCTTCTTATAATTATATCTTTAAACGCTTTAGTGTCTGAAATGTGGGAGTGATAAGTTAAACATATTTCGATGTTTTCTAAATGGTTATAATTTTTCAAGGaaaaatttgaattctttttaaG
Proteins encoded in this region:
- the LOC115222479 gene encoding gamma-aminobutyric acid receptor-associated protein; its protein translation is MKWQYKEEHPFEKRRAEGEKIRKKYPDRVPVIVEKAPKARVGDLDKKKYLVPTDLTVGQFYFLIRKRIHLRPEDALFFFVNNVIPPTSATMGSLYQEHHEEDFFLYIAYSDESVYGQ